CGTTTATCGCGTGCGCCCTGGGCAACGCCGCCTGCCGGCACGGCTACACCGTTCGCTACTACCGAGTGCCGCGACTCCTTGCCGAGCTGGCTACCGCTCGGGTTGATGGCTCCCTTCGCCGCATCCTCAACACCCTGGCCCGGACCGATGTACTGATCCTGGACGACTGGGGTCTCGCTCCCATCTCTGTGGCGGAATCCCGAGACCTTCTCGAAGTCATCGATGATCGTACACAGGCACGGTCGACAGTGATTGCCTCGCAGTTGCCGATCGAAACGTGGCACAGTGTGATCGGCGACGCTACCGTAGCCGATGCGATCCTGGACCGCCTGGTACATGGTGCGCACAAACTGAACCTGAAGGGGGAATCCATGCGGAAGATAGCGAACCTCCACCATGGGCTAGCGCTGCCCAGCCATCGCCACTTCGCTCCATCCCCTCAGTGCCACCGCGCTGGCCGGATGAAATCGGAAACGGCGGTCGACTTGGATCAGAACCGGTGGTCGGCTTGAACCGGAATCACTGGTCGATTTGACCGGAATACGCACTTGATCAAACACAAACCATGATGAAGCAGTAGAGCTTGAGCCGGCGACCGTCTACCTCGATGTACCCAAAGTCGGCCCAGTCCACCTGCGCCTGCTTTCCCGGCGGTGTTTCGAACCGCACGGTAGCCGCAGCCTTGGCCATGGGCCGATAAGGCGCCATGAATGCCCGGACAATCCGAATCTTGCCTTTGAAGCCCCGCTGCTGCAGTAGATAGAGCATCTTTGATGCGTTTGTGACACCCTTCTGCATCTGCTCCAGAATGAACGCCTTGTGCTGGTCTAACATGCTGGAGCGCTTACGCTTCGCCGGCTTGGGCATGGCGTTTGTGCGTAGCCACTTACGGATGGTCTTGCGGTCCCTTCCGGTGCGGCGGGCGATCTCAGAGATGGACAAACCGGCCGCATACATCTGCCTGATTTCCAAAGTTTCCCCACTCCTTAACATACAGGCACCTCCAACTGGCCAGGTTGAGATGCCCGATATGTTCTAGGGGTGGGGAATTTTATCTTGCCGATATT
The nucleotide sequence above comes from Symbiobacterium thermophilum IAM 14863. Encoded proteins:
- a CDS encoding helix-turn-helix domain-containing protein; this encodes MEIRQMYAAGLSISEIARRTGRDRKTIRKWLRTNAMPKPAKRKRSSMLDQHKAFILEQMQKGVTNASKMLYLLQQRGFKGKIRIVRAFMAPYRPMAKAAATVRFETPPGKQAQVDWADFGYIEVDGRRLKLYCFIMVCV